In the genome of Leptospira tipperaryensis, one region contains:
- a CDS encoding DUF2971 domain-containing protein, producing MARLMGAISSIFEESYQALDKIVFPDDSSRYRYIAHLAAIYASKVGYKNREYFEKYIYSLERLLIHSDQKAISELGNLEFKMTHNMLTENLPNLLVKPISIYCWHENAGESESMWRIYANKGLALKSTPAKLKSSLTLPKSGETYNCISALNHVKYIDDPVSIIENLMVTNNKDSEPSPDNGFFKHVLRAELYKSYLLKHSAYRYENEVRFILQEKENSSLNVMDMKNTFNGKYIKADIEQMITEIVISPYAEDWFIDVVAGVIEKEGVNLKLEKSSLNV from the coding sequence ATGGCACGGCTGATGGGTGCCATCTCATCTATTTTTGAAGAGTCATATCAAGCCCTTGATAAAATTGTCTTTCCCGATGACTCTTCAAGATATCGTTATATCGCACATTTAGCTGCAATATATGCATCAAAAGTTGGCTATAAAAATCGTGAATATTTTGAAAAATATATCTATAGTCTGGAGAGATTGTTAATTCATTCTGATCAAAAAGCAATATCTGAATTAGGAAATCTTGAATTCAAGATGACTCATAATATGCTGACCGAAAATCTCCCTAACCTTCTCGTAAAACCCATTTCAATATATTGTTGGCATGAAAATGCCGGTGAATCTGAGAGCATGTGGAGAATATATGCCAATAAAGGGTTAGCCTTGAAAAGCACTCCCGCGAAGCTGAAGTCCAGTCTTACTCTACCTAAAAGCGGCGAAACGTATAACTGCATTTCGGCTCTTAATCATGTTAAATATATTGATGATCCAGTTAGTATTATAGAGAATTTAATGGTAACTAACAACAAAGATTCCGAACCTTCACCGGATAATGGGTTTTTTAAGCATGTTCTTAGAGCAGAATTGTACAAATCATATCTTTTAAAACACAGTGCTTATCGCTACGAAAATGAAGTCCGCTTCATACTTCAAGAGAAAGAGAATAGCTCGTTGAATGTGATGGATATGAAAAATACATTTAATGGCAAGTATATTAAAGCAGATATTGAACAAATGATTACAGAAATTGTGATTTCGCCTTATGCTGAAGACTGGTTTATTGATGTAGTAGCAGGCGTAATTGAAAAGGAAGGGGTTAATTTGAAACTTGAAAAATCATCCCTGAATGTTTAA
- a CDS encoding SH3 domain-containing protein: MRIIFIPLLIVILIGCDKSGYRYVAGRNGLFLRDLPQQNSTKIILIPFNSKIKIQGKLTNSTVIDDVEGQWVKAEFEDYSGFVFSPYLSENRIPENLNIKGDYIGIYGADNSIYGKIELREENVGILTLNFCHELVSPRIKWEKDAGLLFIKLNKEDEHCCPEIKNKTLPFRINKVNQLEYIGEMIYACGLGGSGRLLTKMQN; encoded by the coding sequence ATGAGAATAATATTCATTCCACTATTAATTGTTATCCTAATAGGTTGCGATAAATCTGGATATCGCTATGTTGCCGGTCGAAACGGATTATTTTTGCGTGATTTACCGCAGCAAAATTCTACTAAAATTATTTTAATACCTTTTAATTCAAAGATCAAAATCCAAGGCAAACTAACTAATTCGACAGTCATAGACGACGTAGAAGGACAATGGGTAAAAGCTGAATTCGAAGATTATTCAGGTTTTGTTTTTTCGCCTTATCTCTCTGAGAACCGAATTCCGGAGAACTTGAATATAAAAGGAGATTATATTGGTATTTATGGAGCGGATAACAGCATCTATGGAAAGATAGAACTCAGAGAAGAAAATGTTGGCATTTTGACATTAAATTTTTGTCATGAACTAGTTTCCCCACGAATTAAATGGGAAAAAGATGCGGGGCTTCTATTTATTAAATTAAATAAAGAGGATGAGCATTGCTGCCCAGAAATCAAAAATAAAACTTTACCATTTCGAATTAATAAAGTAAATCAATTGGAGTATATAGGCGAAATGATATATGCTTGTGGTTTAGGCGGTTCTGGTCGGTTATTAACAAAGATGCAAAATTAA
- a CDS encoding YiiX family permuted papain-like enzyme, with protein sequence MPIFLISLQLNGDSFMDKLKEGDLIFQETFSEQGKAIKIATKSRYTHVGIIFKYKGKLKVLEAVEPVKITEIDTFISRGKNKHFVIKRLTNSETVLNEEKIKLMKSIGDQYIGKYYDIYFNWSDEKIYCTELAWKIFKKALNIELTEDKRLKDFDLNNSTVKYLMKKRYGKNIPLNDFVVSPADMFSSKKLETITEMN encoded by the coding sequence ATTCCGATTTTTTTAATCTCTCTCCAATTGAATGGCGATTCTTTTATGGATAAGCTTAAAGAAGGGGACCTAATATTCCAAGAAACGTTTTCAGAACAAGGGAAAGCTATTAAAATCGCTACTAAATCAAGATATACACATGTCGGAATAATTTTCAAATATAAAGGAAAACTAAAAGTATTAGAGGCAGTTGAGCCAGTAAAAATAACTGAGATCGATACTTTTATTTCGAGAGGAAAAAATAAGCATTTCGTAATTAAACGGTTAACTAATTCGGAAACGGTTCTCAACGAGGAAAAAATAAAATTAATGAAGTCGATTGGTGATCAATATATTGGAAAGTACTATGACATCTATTTTAACTGGTCCGATGAAAAAATCTATTGTACCGAGTTAGCTTGGAAAATTTTTAAAAAAGCATTGAACATTGAGCTTACTGAAGACAAAAGGTTGAAGGATTTCGATCTAAATAATTCAACGGTCAAATATCTGATGAAGAAGAGATACGGGAAGAATATTCCACTAAATGATTTTGTTGTTTCTCCAGCCGATATGTTTTCATCTAAGAAATTAGAAACGATTACGGAAATGAACTAA
- a CDS encoding DUF4236 domain-containing protein, which translates to MSLKLRKRIKLFPGFHINFSKSGMSATVGIKGFSVNTGTKGNYLNVGIPGTGINDRIRLGNSQNNTTEFNIPERSSEPNYNEVEEIKSYEPEILTSEGLFGLKESILTAEIEKRELKIQARKDKLKKYLFFFFHLLSFAYIFGFFYKGIRLKYETYKKLSQQSEEDYQSFSLKIEFTLETPILNDYLVLKKSFDSVSKIDRIWDITTTRY; encoded by the coding sequence ATGTCTTTAAAACTTAGAAAAAGGATAAAGTTATTTCCAGGATTTCATATTAACTTTAGTAAATCTGGAATGAGCGCTACAGTCGGTATTAAAGGATTTAGCGTTAATACAGGGACTAAAGGGAACTACTTGAATGTTGGTATTCCCGGAACTGGCATTAATGATCGCATACGTCTAGGTAATTCTCAAAACAACACTACAGAGTTTAATATCCCAGAACGTTCGTCTGAGCCAAATTATAATGAAGTAGAAGAAATAAAAAGCTATGAACCGGAGATTCTAACTAGCGAAGGTCTTTTCGGCTTGAAAGAGTCTATTCTAACTGCTGAAATAGAAAAGAGAGAGCTTAAGATTCAAGCCAGGAAGGACAAACTTAAAAAGTATCTTTTCTTTTTCTTCCATTTGCTCTCATTTGCCTATATTTTCGGCTTCTTCTATAAAGGTATTAGATTGAAGTATGAAACATATAAGAAACTTTCGCAACAGTCAGAGGAAGACTATCAAAGTTTTTCATTAAAGATTGAGTTTACATTGGAAACTCCAATTTTGAATGATTATTTAGTACTTAAGAAAAGCTTTGATTCAGTTTCAAAAATTGATCGTATATGGGATATTACTACTACTCGATATTGA
- a CDS encoding type II toxin-antitoxin system RelE/ParE family toxin, whose protein sequence is MARKWKVYYYSESEDEESEIEIFINSKDDRNQAKILAWIEKLEELGPNLPRPYADILKDGIHELRIKLSGDQVRILYFFCYKDYVILTNQFIKRSDKVPKSEIDKAVKRREKFLKKYPEKEIGKLLS, encoded by the coding sequence GTGGCGAGAAAATGGAAAGTTTACTATTATTCGGAATCCGAGGACGAAGAAAGTGAAATCGAAATTTTTATCAATTCGAAAGATGATAGAAATCAAGCGAAGATATTGGCTTGGATCGAGAAACTTGAGGAATTAGGACCAAATTTACCAAGGCCTTACGCTGATATATTAAAAGACGGTATTCATGAATTACGAATTAAACTTTCCGGAGATCAGGTTCGTATTTTATATTTTTTCTGTTATAAAGACTACGTTATTCTAACAAATCAATTTATTAAACGATCTGATAAAGTTCCGAAGTCTGAAATAGACAAAGCTGTAAAGAGGAGAGAAAAATTTCTTAAGAAATATCCGGAAAAAGAAATAGGGAAGTTATTATCATGA
- a CDS encoding helix-turn-helix domain-containing protein, with the protein MKSFKTHLKSKLKNEKFTEKFQEEKELINLSLELHDLREKKGLSQSELAKMAHVTQQQLSKIENGINCNLATFLKVCHALDLEVKVRSRKNIA; encoded by the coding sequence ATGAAATCATTCAAAACACATTTAAAATCTAAACTTAAAAACGAGAAATTCACAGAAAAGTTTCAAGAAGAAAAGGAACTAATCAATTTGTCCTTAGAATTGCATGATTTACGGGAAAAGAAAGGTCTTTCTCAGTCTGAGCTTGCAAAAATGGCTCATGTAACTCAACAACAACTTTCGAAAATTGAAAATGGTATAAATTGCAATCTCGCAACTTTTTTGAAAGTATGTCACGCATTAGATCTAGAAGTAAAGGTAAGATCTCGCAAGAATATTGCTTGA
- the vapB gene encoding type II toxin-antitoxin system antitoxin VapB yields MQTAKLFINGRSQAVRLPKEFQFTGDDVLIQKVGEAVILVPKNKAWNVFLEGLNGFSDDFLEEGREKPKSDKREKF; encoded by the coding sequence ATGCAAACAGCAAAATTATTTATAAATGGAAGAAGTCAAGCGGTCAGATTGCCAAAAGAATTTCAATTTACCGGAGATGACGTCCTTATTCAAAAAGTAGGAGAAGCGGTAATATTAGTTCCTAAGAATAAGGCATGGAATGTATTTTTGGAAGGATTAAATGGATTTTCAGATGATTTTCTGGAGGAGGGAAGAGAAAAACCGAAATCCGATAAAAGAGAAAAGTTTTAA
- the vapC gene encoding type II toxin-antitoxin system tRNA(fMet)-specific endonuclease VapC has translation MYLLDTNICIFLIKKKNAVLLGNLKKKINKDLFISSLTVAELEFGIQKSEHREKNKVALIEFLTIFNILSFSDKDAESYGFIRADLEKRGSVIGSIDMLLAAQAIANNYIFVTNNTKEFKRIKDLKLEDWTQ, from the coding sequence ATGTATCTTCTGGATACCAATATTTGTATTTTTCTAATTAAAAAGAAAAACGCAGTTCTTTTAGGAAACCTTAAGAAAAAAATAAATAAAGATTTATTTATTTCTTCTTTAACCGTCGCGGAGCTTGAATTTGGAATTCAGAAAAGTGAACATAGGGAAAAAAACAAAGTTGCGCTGATTGAATTCTTAACAATTTTTAATATACTTTCTTTTTCTGATAAAGATGCCGAGTCTTATGGGTTCATTAGGGCTGACTTAGAAAAAAGGGGAAGCGTAATTGGTTCAATAGATATGCTTCTTGCAGCTCAAGCAATTGCTAATAATTATATTTTTGTAACTAATAATACAAAAGAATTTAAACGAATTAAGGACTTAAAACTCGAAGATTGGACTCAATAG
- a CDS encoding ChpI protein has protein sequence MKTAISIPDELFKTAEKTAKKLGIPRSQLFAKALEEFIQSHSKESVTEKLNKIYSSKSKETKNNITDLAVESLRKSLKNDSW, from the coding sequence ATGAAAACGGCAATTTCAATTCCTGATGAGCTATTTAAAACTGCTGAGAAAACAGCCAAGAAACTTGGAATTCCACGTAGTCAATTATTTGCAAAAGCATTAGAAGAATTTATTCAATCTCATAGTAAGGAATCTGTAACTGAGAAATTAAATAAAATTTACAGCAGTAAGTCTAAAGAAACTAAAAATAACATCACTGATTTAGCTGTAGAATCACTTCGCAAGAGTTTAAAAAATGATTCGTGGTGA
- a CDS encoding type II toxin-antitoxin system PemK/MazF family toxin, giving the protein MIRGEIWWVDLGIPFGSEPGFKRPILIIQDDSFNQSNINTIVSIAITSNLNLSEAPGNVLISKKDSNLSKDSVINVSQIVTLDKERFLNKVGKLKSNKLNEVEVGLKLVTGLD; this is encoded by the coding sequence ATGATTCGTGGTGAAATCTGGTGGGTAGATTTAGGAATTCCCTTTGGAAGTGAGCCTGGATTTAAACGTCCTATTCTCATAATTCAAGATGATTCTTTTAATCAAAGTAATATTAATACAATAGTCTCAATTGCAATTACATCGAATCTGAATCTTTCGGAAGCACCAGGTAACGTTCTAATTAGCAAGAAAGATTCAAATTTATCTAAAGACTCGGTAATCAATGTTTCACAAATTGTGACTTTAGATAAAGAAAGATTTCTAAACAAAGTAGGAAAACTTAAATCAAATAAACTAAACGAAGTTGAAGTAGGGCTTAAGTTAGTTACTGGCTTAGATTAA
- a CDS encoding type I restriction enzyme HsdR N-terminal domain-containing protein, with the protein MAIPAKVLDRITSGLKKFQPVLSSAKTRDVNESDTVVIITDMLSEVFGYDKYSEITTEHVVKKTYCDLAIKIDGKVKLLIEVKAIGLDLKDDHIKQAIDYGANAGIEWVVLTSGMNWQIYRISFSKPIDKELVYEINFANINPKNESHIEPVYYLCREALGKSLLDEYHSQKQALSKYYIGQMLLTETILDVIKRELKRLTPGVKIENEEIEEVLRTDIIKRDVLEGEKAVDAKKKIQRAANTYLRSSSPSPKKDTKDSSITDQRVDEISPNLESTSN; encoded by the coding sequence ATGGCAATTCCAGCAAAGGTACTAGATAGAATTACTTCAGGACTAAAGAAGTTTCAACCTGTTCTCTCATCTGCCAAGACAAGAGATGTGAATGAATCGGATACTGTAGTAATAATTACAGATATGCTTTCTGAAGTCTTTGGTTATGATAAGTATTCGGAAATTACAACTGAACATGTAGTAAAGAAAACTTATTGTGATTTAGCAATCAAAATCGATGGGAAAGTTAAGTTGTTAATCGAAGTAAAAGCTATTGGATTAGACTTGAAAGATGATCACATTAAACAAGCTATTGATTACGGTGCTAATGCTGGAATAGAGTGGGTAGTTTTAACCAGTGGAATGAATTGGCAAATATATCGAATATCATTTTCCAAACCAATTGATAAAGAATTAGTATATGAAATTAATTTTGCAAATATTAATCCAAAAAATGAAAGTCATATTGAACCAGTCTACTATTTGTGCCGAGAAGCACTTGGAAAGTCGCTATTAGATGAGTATCATTCGCAAAAGCAAGCGTTAAGTAAATACTACATTGGTCAAATGCTCTTAACCGAAACTATTTTGGATGTCATTAAGCGTGAATTGAAACGACTTACTCCAGGAGTCAAAATTGAAAATGAAGAAATTGAGGAAGTGCTAAGAACTGATATCATTAAACGAGATGTATTAGAGGGTGAAAAAGCAGTTGATGCAAAGAAAAAAATACAGAGAGCTGCAAATACCTATCTTCGAAGTTCTTCTCCGTCTCCCAAAAAGGATACTAAAGATTCTTCGATTACGGATCAGCGTGTTGATGAAATTTCTCCAAATTTGGAATCGACTTCAAATTAA
- a CDS encoding LA_2272/LA_2273 family lipoprotein yields the protein MKKYLKFTMALISSLFVVQCGMALTPRTTVKIPQETESEIFRLNLYEGEVKSLYGINIGILNKIEKTLVGLQIGIFNKVKNHGNPNQGNFYGVQTGLFNQAYSLYNPVAIQIALVNYLSVAGTTPEQSALVFQFGLWTHSENSPTKGLTIGLLLNTQESGNTGLNIGLINASATTNDRAFGLNLGGINLGSGMNVGIVNLGGPVSLGVLNYGSGFQVGLLNICYSDRSFLPFMFLINYCKS from the coding sequence ATGAAGAAGTATTTAAAATTTACAATGGCCCTAATTTCCTCACTATTTGTCGTTCAATGCGGTATGGCGTTAACTCCCCGCACAACCGTAAAGATTCCTCAGGAAACCGAGTCTGAAATTTTCAGACTGAATCTATATGAAGGTGAAGTTAAAAGTTTATACGGAATTAATATTGGAATATTAAATAAAATCGAAAAAACACTTGTTGGTTTGCAGATCGGCATCTTTAACAAAGTAAAAAATCATGGAAATCCGAATCAAGGGAATTTTTATGGAGTTCAAACCGGACTATTTAATCAAGCATACTCCCTATATAACCCGGTTGCAATTCAAATTGCACTAGTTAACTATCTTTCAGTTGCTGGCACTACTCCAGAACAATCTGCACTGGTCTTTCAATTTGGATTATGGACACATTCTGAAAATTCTCCGACAAAAGGTCTGACCATCGGACTTCTACTGAATACGCAAGAGTCTGGGAATACCGGTTTGAACATTGGATTAATAAATGCCTCCGCTACTACGAACGATAGGGCCTTTGGCTTAAACTTGGGCGGAATTAATTTAGGAAGTGGTATGAATGTAGGAATTGTTAACTTAGGCGGACCGGTCAGCTTAGGAGTTCTCAATTATGGAAGTGGTTTCCAAGTGGGACTTTTAAATATCTGTTATTCAGATCGCTCTTTCCTTCCCTTTATGTTTCTTATAAATTATTGTAAAAGTTAA
- the ilvD gene encoding dihydroxy-acid dehydratase — translation MPQYRSRTSTHGRNMAGARALWRATGMKDNDFGKPIIAIANSFTQFVPGHVHLKDLGQLVAREIEKAGGVAKEFNTIAVDDGIAMGHSGMLYSLPSRDLIADSVEYMVNAHTADALICISNCDKITPGMLMAALRLNIPTVFVSGGPMEAGKVNWGGEVRKLDLIDAMIDAGNPDVSDEKVAEIERSACPTCGSCSGMFTANSMNCLTEALGLSLPGNGSTLATHSDRRQLFLTAGSLIVDIAKRYYEQDDESVLPRNIANYQAFQNAMSLDVAMGGSTNTVLHILAAANEAGIHFKMEDIDQISRRTPCICKVAPASQKYHMEDVHRAGGVIGILAELDRVGLINRDVPTVHSPTLGKALEEWDIVRQASGSKAFALFSAAPGGVPTTEAFSQSKRWPDLDLDRVNGCIREVEHAYSKEGGLAVLYGNIAPEGCIVKTAGVDESIWKFKGRARVMESQEEAVSKILGNEIVEGDIVIIRYEGPKGGPGMQEMLYPTTYLKSKGLGKACALLTDGRFSGGTSGLSIGHVSPEAAEGGAIGLVEEGDMIEIDIPDRSIHLRISDADLAKRRIAMEAKGKDAWKPKSRKRVVSPALRAYAAMTTSAHTGAVRDVSQVEPK, via the coding sequence ATGCCTCAGTATAGATCCCGTACCTCCACCCACGGCCGCAATATGGCCGGAGCCAGAGCGCTCTGGCGCGCAACCGGCATGAAAGACAATGATTTCGGAAAACCGATCATCGCAATTGCCAACTCTTTCACTCAATTTGTTCCCGGTCACGTCCATCTGAAAGACCTGGGTCAACTGGTTGCCCGAGAAATCGAAAAAGCGGGTGGAGTAGCAAAAGAGTTCAACACCATCGCCGTGGACGACGGTATCGCTATGGGTCATAGCGGGATGTTGTATTCTCTTCCGAGCCGGGATCTTATTGCGGACTCCGTTGAATACATGGTAAACGCTCATACTGCCGACGCTCTCATCTGCATTTCTAATTGTGATAAAATTACTCCCGGCATGCTCATGGCCGCTCTCAGATTGAATATCCCGACCGTTTTCGTTTCGGGAGGTCCAATGGAGGCAGGAAAAGTAAATTGGGGTGGAGAAGTTCGTAAGCTCGATCTCATAGACGCGATGATTGACGCCGGAAATCCGGATGTCTCGGATGAAAAAGTAGCCGAGATAGAACGCTCCGCTTGTCCTACCTGCGGCTCCTGTTCCGGAATGTTTACCGCAAATTCTATGAATTGCCTAACGGAGGCTTTGGGTCTTTCGCTTCCGGGTAACGGTTCCACTCTTGCCACTCATTCCGACAGAAGACAATTATTTCTGACTGCGGGTAGTCTCATCGTCGACATTGCAAAACGATACTATGAACAAGACGACGAATCCGTTCTTCCGAGAAACATTGCAAATTATCAAGCGTTCCAGAATGCGATGAGCTTGGATGTCGCGATGGGCGGTTCTACAAATACCGTGCTTCACATTCTTGCCGCAGCAAACGAAGCCGGCATTCATTTCAAAATGGAAGATATCGATCAAATTTCTCGAAGAACACCTTGTATCTGTAAAGTCGCTCCTGCGAGTCAGAAATATCACATGGAAGACGTTCATAGAGCGGGAGGAGTCATCGGAATTCTTGCAGAATTGGATCGAGTCGGTCTGATCAATCGAGACGTTCCTACGGTTCATTCTCCTACATTAGGAAAAGCTTTAGAAGAATGGGACATCGTTCGTCAGGCTTCCGGGTCCAAGGCTTTCGCTCTATTCTCCGCGGCTCCGGGAGGAGTTCCCACAACCGAAGCATTCTCCCAATCCAAACGTTGGCCGGATCTTGATTTAGATCGAGTCAACGGATGTATCCGCGAAGTGGAACACGCGTATTCTAAAGAAGGTGGACTCGCTGTTCTTTATGGAAATATCGCTCCAGAAGGTTGTATCGTAAAAACCGCCGGAGTGGACGAATCGATTTGGAAATTCAAGGGCAGAGCCCGTGTGATGGAAAGCCAGGAAGAAGCGGTCTCCAAAATTTTAGGCAACGAAATTGTAGAAGGTGATATCGTCATCATTCGTTATGAAGGACCAAAGGGTGGGCCGGGAATGCAAGAGATGTTATATCCGACCACCTACTTAAAATCCAAAGGTTTAGGAAAAGCGTGTGCCCTTCTTACGGATGGAAGATTCTCGGGAGGAACTTCCGGACTTTCCATCGGACACGTTTCACCGGAAGCCGCCGAGGGTGGAGCAATAGGACTTGTGGAAGAAGGTGATATGATCGAAATCGATATCCCGGACCGATCCATTCATCTTAGAATTTCGGACGCGGATCTTGCAAAACGTAGAATCGCAATGGAAGCCAAAGGTAAGGACGCTTGGAAACCGAAATCTCGTAAGAGAGTTGTTTCTCCGGCCCTTCGCGCGTATGCCGCGATGACAACCTCCGCGCATACCGGAGCGGTGAGAGACGTAAGCCAGGTCGAACCAAAGTAA
- a CDS encoding DUF4256 domain-containing protein, with translation MSKVNKDKKELTSEQREELLRTLKARFEKNVKRHKDLEWVKVKTRLEANPKKLWSLNEMEKTGGEPDVVGHDKKTGEYIFYDCSEESPKGRRSVCYDREGLESRKEHKPKNSALDMAEAMGIELLSEEEYRELQKLGNFDLKTSSWVKTPSAIRKLGGAIFADNRYGNIFIYHNGAPSYYAVRGFRGSLRI, from the coding sequence ATGAGCAAAGTAAATAAGGATAAGAAGGAGCTAACATCGGAGCAACGCGAAGAACTACTCCGAACGCTGAAAGCCCGTTTTGAAAAAAACGTAAAACGCCATAAGGATCTTGAGTGGGTAAAAGTAAAAACGAGGCTGGAAGCGAATCCCAAAAAACTATGGTCGCTCAACGAGATGGAAAAAACCGGCGGTGAACCGGATGTTGTCGGCCATGATAAGAAGACCGGCGAATATATTTTTTATGATTGTTCGGAAGAAAGCCCCAAGGGCCGGAGAAGTGTTTGTTACGATCGGGAAGGTTTGGAATCAAGGAAAGAGCATAAACCGAAGAACAGCGCTCTTGATATGGCGGAGGCGATGGGGATTGAACTTTTATCGGAAGAAGAATACCGAGAACTACAGAAGCTCGGAAATTTTGATCTGAAAACTTCGAGTTGGGTGAAAACACCTTCTGCGATTCGAAAACTCGGTGGAGCCATTTTCGCCGATAACAGATACGGAAATATTTTTATTTATCACAACGGCGCGCCTTCTTACTACGCGGTAAGAGGATTTCGCGGCTCCCTAAGGATCTAA
- a CDS encoding SRPBCC family protein, translating to MVENNVRTTIEENKVIYKRYFDIPIELLFDVWSSQEHLSEWWGPDGFTLTTRSMDFSNGGIWDFVMHGPDGHDYKNKIQFIEIKKPHYIYYKHLGDGEGTKDVDFQSKIIFEESGEGVNLTMEQIFPSKEELERVNEKYGAIEGAKQHIANLGKYLETLK from the coding sequence ATGGTAGAAAATAACGTGAGAACAACGATCGAAGAAAATAAAGTCATTTACAAAAGGTACTTTGATATTCCTATCGAGCTTCTCTTCGATGTATGGTCGTCTCAAGAACATCTTTCGGAATGGTGGGGACCGGATGGATTTACGCTAACGACTCGGAGTATGGATTTTTCAAACGGTGGGATTTGGGATTTTGTTATGCATGGTCCAGATGGACACGACTATAAAAACAAAATCCAATTTATAGAGATTAAAAAGCCTCATTACATTTACTACAAACATCTCGGAGACGGTGAAGGCACAAAGGACGTCGACTTTCAATCGAAAATTATATTCGAAGAATCCGGTGAAGGTGTGAACCTAACGATGGAACAAATCTTCCCGAGCAAAGAGGAACTGGAAAGAGTCAATGAAAAATACGGCGCGATCGAAGGTGCTAAACAACACATTGCCAACCTCGGCAAATATTTAGAAACCCTTAAATAA
- a CDS encoding ArsR/SmtB family transcription factor produces the protein MNAFAALADDTRREIVKLVAKNGELTSTEISLNFKMSPPAISQHLKVLKESKVLQMKKQSQKRIYSLNRSGIDEMEDWLLEIINLSNKRLDRLEKYVLKLKKEKSDGRK, from the coding sequence ATGAATGCTTTTGCCGCCTTGGCGGACGACACAAGAAGGGAAATTGTGAAATTGGTGGCGAAAAACGGAGAGCTGACTTCGACAGAGATTAGCTTAAATTTTAAGATGAGTCCGCCCGCTATCTCGCAACATTTGAAAGTATTAAAAGAGTCGAAGGTGCTTCAAATGAAGAAGCAATCGCAAAAACGTATCTACAGTCTTAACAGATCGGGAATAGATGAAATGGAAGATTGGCTATTAGAAATTATAAATCTATCGAACAAACGTCTGGATAGACTGGAAAAGTATGTATTGAAACTAAAAAAGGAGAAATCAGATGGTAGAAAATAA
- a CDS encoding YdeI/OmpD-associated family protein: MNPKVDKYLSKAKTWQKELEKLRKIVLECKLTEELKWGVPCYTFQENNIVLIHVFKEYCALLFFKGALLKDSEGVLIQQTKNTQAARQIRFTDVREIVKMKSILKTYIKEAIEIEKAGLKVNFKKTKEFTIPEEFLTKLEEVPDLKTAFDALTPGRQRAYILHFSAAKQSKTRESRVEKCIQPILNGKGLDD; encoded by the coding sequence ATGAATCCCAAAGTTGATAAATATCTAAGCAAAGCCAAAACATGGCAAAAAGAATTGGAAAAGTTAAGAAAAATCGTTCTTGAATGTAAGCTAACCGAAGAATTGAAGTGGGGGGTTCCCTGTTATACATTTCAAGAAAATAATATAGTTCTAATACACGTTTTTAAAGAATACTGTGCGCTTTTATTTTTTAAAGGCGCCTTGTTAAAAGATTCCGAAGGGGTTCTAATTCAACAAACTAAAAATACGCAGGCGGCACGTCAGATTCGTTTCACCGATGTTCGGGAAATTGTCAAGATGAAGTCGATTTTAAAAACCTACATCAAAGAAGCCATTGAAATAGAAAAAGCCGGATTGAAAGTAAATTTTAAAAAGACTAAAGAATTTACCATTCCCGAAGAGTTTCTAACTAAATTGGAGGAAGTCCCTGATTTAAAAACCGCTTTTGATGCGCTGACGCCCGGACGACAAAGAGCCTACATTCTTCATTTTTCTGCGGCTAAACAATCCAAAACACGAGAGTCAAGAGTGGAAAAATGTATACAACCAATTCTTAATGGAAAGGGATTGGATGATTGA